From Solanum lycopersicum chromosome 8, SLM_r2.1, the proteins below share one genomic window:
- the LOC101260457 gene encoding hydroxyproline O-arabinosyltransferase 1 — protein sequence MGWGKMFFTVVITFSAALITYNILISANASFKQEFPGPSSAKTLFSQDPIIKMPSNNNIINKKKRLFHTAVTSSDSVYNTWQCRIMYYWFKKFKDEPNSEMGGFTRILHSGKSDRFMDEIPTFVAQPLPSGMDQGYIVLNRPWAFVQWLQQAQIEEDYILMSEPDHVIVKPIPNLSKDGLGAAFPFFYIEPKKYESVLRKFFPQQNGPITDIDPIGNSPVILSKEALKKIAPTWMNVSLAMKKDPEADKAFGWVLEMYAYAVASALHNVGNVLHKEFMIQPPWDTEIGKAFIIHYTYGCDYDMKGKMTYGKIGEWRFDKRSYDNTWPPKNLSLPPPGVPESVVTLVKMVNEATANIPNWGS from the exons atgggtTGGGGAAAAATGTTCTTCACAGTTGTGATTACGTTTTCAGCAGCATTAATCACATACAATATTCTCATCTCAGCAAATGCTTCTTTCAAGCAAGAATTCCCTGGTCCATCTTCTgcaaaaacattattttctcAAGATCCAATTATCAAGATGCCATCAAATAACAACATCATCAACAAGAAGAAGAGGTTGTTTCATACAGCTGTTACATCTTCTGATTCTGTTTATAACACTTGGCAGTGTAGGATTATGTATTACTGGTTCAAAAAGTTTAAAGATGAACCTAATTCTGAGATGGGTGGCTTTACAAGGATCTTACATTCTGGAAAATCAGATAGATTCATGGATGAGATCCCTACTTTTGTTGCTCAGCCACTTCCCTCTGGAATGGATCAG GGTTATATTGTCCTCAATAGACCATGGGCTTTTGTTCAATGGCTCCAACAAGCACAAATTGAAGAAGACTACATATTGATGTCAGAACCAGATCATGTAATTGTTAAGCCCATCCCTAACCTATCTAAAGATGGACTTGGAGCTGCATTTCCTTTCTTTTACATTGAACCCAAAAAGTACGAATCTGTACTAAGAAAGTTCTTCCCTCAACAAAATGGACCTATAACTGATATTGATCCCATCGGAAATTCACCTGTCATCCTTAGCAAG GAAGCTTTAAAGAAGATAGCTCCCACATGGATGAATGTTTCTTTGGCCATGAAAAAGGATCCTGAAGCAGACAAAGCCTTTGGTTGGGTTCTTGAGAT GTACGCCTATGCAGTTGCATCTGCTTTGCATAATGTCGGTAATGTATTGCACAAGGAATTTATGATTCAG CCTCCTTGGGATACAGAAATAGGCAAGGCGTTCATAATTCATTACACATATGGATGTGACTATGATATGAAG GGAAAGATGACCTATGGAAAAATTGGAGAGTGGAGATTCGACAAAAGATCATATGATAATACCTGGCCACCGAAGAACCTTTCTCTGCCTCCACCTGGTGTTCCAGAGAGCGTG GTTACTCTGGTAAAAATGGTGAATGAAGCTACAGCTAACATCCCGAACTGGGGTTCTTAG